In Anopheles bellator chromosome 2, idAnoBellAS_SP24_06.2, whole genome shotgun sequence, the genomic stretch GGGCTGTGGTGCTCCAGCACGTTATCGTCCACGTAGCTGAGTCCGAGGGCGTAGATAACAACGTTGGCGACACCGATCAGGACCTGGGCAATAAACATCAGCACCAGCGTCGTGATGGCGTACGGCCGATCCGCCAACAGCTGGCCCGATCGCTCCAGGGTGCACATCTTGTCCAGGTTGATCGCTTCGATGGTGCTGCTCTCGTCGGAACTGTGAAAGACAGACGGCCGTGCGTGAGAACCAGGGAACCGTTGGCACCACGGTCACTACGTACTTGTGCGTCAGCGTTGGGATGATCAGGACGATCAGTGTGATCGCTTGCAGCATAAAGACGCCTCCGAGCCACGTGATCCGATGCATCCGATTGCCCCAGTAGCTGACCAGCAGCGCGAAGACGCCCTGGGCGATGCCGGCCGTCACCAGCAGCCAGTCGAGTACGATCGGGTCGAAGTCCAGCTCGGCCCCGGCCTGGTGggcggccaaccggaagtAGCTCTCGATGCCACCGCTCACGAACGTCACGATCGATAGGGCGGCCACGAACACCGTCGAGGTGCCGAGCCGTAAACAGCCGGGCCCATTGCAGCAACCGCACGCCGTCACACCGCAATCGATGGAATCTACCAAAGGTTAGGGGTCCTATTACTACAcacgctgctactgctactacgACACACTCTTCGGGCCTCGGGTGGTGCTGAACTGATAACGCGCTATCTCTCTGATGGGTGACTAATGGGTGGACCCACCTTGCGCTATGTTGCTCGCGTTGGCCTCGATGCGCGGCTGCGTGTCCTCGTTGTCCCTCAACAAGGAGCTGGGTCGAAACATGGCGGAGCGTGGATGGTAGATCACACTGGACACTCTATCTCTATCCCAACATTATCTCCCCACAGAAACGAGAATAGAATGCAAAACACGGCCACAGAACGGAACTGGAAATTGTCGCACACGCCGGCTCCCAGGTTCTATGCTCCACTAACGGAACCGAAATGGATGCGACGGACCGTGGATCGCGTGGGTTATCTCCGCTTCGGGGTTGCGAAGTACGTTTATCTTATCTTATCGGTTTGCTGTGGGCCATTTCTGCGCACCAACACAGGGTGGTACACAGGCAGTTCCACTAAGCCCTGGGCGGGTTACCTTTGTGGCTCACCACTTTTCAACCCCTGTAGTTCTACGGAAGTCGAAAGCTGCGCTACGCCCCACTACCTTTCGGAGGGTTATCTTATTGATTTCGCACGAAAAATGATTCaacttttaattgttttcttcggcAGGGAAATGGTGTATCCGAATTCCAACGTGATTAGCACATTATGGCCATCCGGGCGGCAGTCGCCACGTTAATGCTTCCTCGGCGATGGAcatttaaaaatgtgttcaaCTTAATGGAATCAActtaattataaaattaaaatacaacaaatgttgaatgaaTACTTCACGGAAACCGTCGCACGATATTAAAtctactaggttgttcaataagtttgaaGCTTCAGAGGGAGCTGCCGctaattttttcttttgttgcgTTGGTAGACTCTTCGTATGAACgaatgtgaagtttcattttaatctcTTACTTCATTTTTCGTTAACAAGCCATTTATTATCAACGTGCCACAGTATTTTCTTAcagtgaaaaaaatcaagtatcttACGGtgatgaaatttttatttttggaaggtttaaaggaaaaagaaataaaaagtgTAGAAGGACTCCTCGCCTTCGgttagtacattaaaaggggAGTTTCTGAATTTCCGTTCGAACGTTCCACTAAAAGGACATCCAAAAAATGGCAGCAACACCgtgaaatcgtagaaaacaTACAGGAAATCGTTTTAGAAAATCGTCCTTTATCCTCGGGATCATTCACCATGGGCGTtttgaaaattgcaaaaatctatgatttaaaaataaatcatacgTGGAaagattttttcttcaaatgatgaggtcctagcagctgtggaagcgtattttgaatCCCTTCCGAAATCTCACTTCAGGGACGGAATTATTCAATTAGAATCTCATTGATGTTCACGGAGGCTATACGGaaaaataaagtgaatttcaaaccataaaattgtgtttttcttatcgaaccgcaaaacctattgaacaacctagtactggcagagagacagagaaagggTTATATCCGCGGGTCGCGTGTTGCCACCTCCAATGCGCGTTTAGTTGCGCGAACCACGGACCACAGAGCGAGAGTTGCGTCCATCCAGTCCCTccgcagccaccaccgaggaGCTTACCAAACGGCTTACGACTTTCTTAGACCACGGTGTCCAATCCGTGCTGATCGAGTGATCAGATTTTTGTGGGAAACGACGTGTGCGTACTACGGCGGCTTGTGGCTCCAGCTTCCGGCCATTCGGCTTAGTTCACTACAGGTGCGCGATCGTGTCCCGAATTGATACGTTGTAAATCGAACCACCGAGTTGTTGGCGCGTCGATTTGGCCCACTCTTCGGCTCTCGGTGATTGAATTACGACGTCGCGACGCTTTGAACAGCAGCGTGTTTGTGCCCTTTTGATCCGGCCCAGCACACATATCGCGCGTCACAATGGCCCCCTCCCCAGGGGGGATGCGCTGATGCTATTATGATAATAGTGTGAAATTACCTTCCCCCGACGACCCGCCGGCCGCTGGTGTTGATGATGTGCTGGTGGACTGCGCAAGGGGAGCTCCGGTCGGCCACACGTTCCACgtgtgcccggtccggtcccgtaTCCGGTCAGGTATCGCGTTCGCGATGAAGAATGTTCTGTGCCATTGCGAGGCCTCTTGTTCCGCTCTGATAATCTCTCGCGCTCGCGACAAACGTGGCCAACGTATccgccggccaaccggccagtGTGTGGCCGGCGGCCCCAAGCCCGGGAGTGAATATAAATAATTGCATAATTGCATAATCGCGTGCTCGCATAAACAAATCAGCATCCACCAGCGTGGCCACGGGTTGCGCCGGGTTGCCGTTCCGATCGGATCTATCGGGGCCGTGTTCGGTGGTCAACACGATAAACTGTGACGACCAATTAttagtggccggtggctggcgttTTTCTAGCGTGACCTTCACGGACGACCAAGGAGTGCGTTGTGTTTACTATTATAGGCCCCGAAAATATCGTGTAGCCAGCtggttttttgttattgattGTGACTTTACAAAACAAGCTGTCGCTCGGAGCTGTGTATTCCTTCGGTTTTTTGCCCGCAAAGTGCCCGATCATCCTCGAAGCAGCTTCTGGAAGCAGCGCAGCCAGGCGTCACGTGATCGCGAGCTGATCGTGCGGGCCTAGAAATGGACGTCACAACTTGCTTTCTTTACCTAAACACTTTACCCTTAGGGTATGCGGGTCGCCGTGCGATCGCCAATTCCGGTTGGGCTCCGGATTGGGTGTATTGACCTTCGTGCTCAAtactggccaccgaaaaaggtcccccgtgcgtgcgtttggcGCCGCACACGAACGGATTTACAGCCAGACCTGACATAGAAATTCGAAAACCGGTTGTTGGGACTCGAGGGCCGCAAACCGGCCATAAGCGCTTTCGCGAGCTAGCTTTCGTTGGAGGAGGCCACGTTGGGTGAACTTCACGAATCGAACACGCCATCGCTGAATCCTGTAAATCCTCGCGAAACCCCTAAATAAAATGACCCCGAAGCTACGTACTCGGTTTGGAGTACTTTCAGGAATCGGCCTTGGGATTTTCTTAATGGCCTCGGGAAATTAATGTTCAAATTGAGCCCTACCCTACTGAGCGCTTGTTTTCAACTTAACACATCATCTGCCGTGTTTAGAAACATCTCACGTACTCTTCGATGAGCTCTACCCAACAATGCAGGAACCCGGGGCCACTTAGTTACGCGAACCTGTAAACGCTTCATTGCGTTGCTCTACGCAAGTGCAACCACGTGGCGCGCATTGGCGCACGACACCGAAGCAGAtattgtttcattaatttgGATAACCTCCCGCCACGAAATTCGCCCTGTCTGCGCTTCGAGTATTTCTTATCATGCACCGGGCTCCATCCTGCGTTCTCTGCGTTATCGGTGCGATAAATTGTCATCAataaagagcgagagagagagagcgtgaggTACTATCGGATCCGGTATGCCTGCGGAGATAAAAGGAAATCAGTCCCAGAACAGATTAGTACCGAGACAGCGGCAGTGAGAGCCACGGAAAAGTGCCAACAATTGCCGGGCCAACCTGTCAGTCATGCGGCGACAGGGGACGGTGCGTCCTTAAAACCCGCTGCCCTGTACCGcaattcaataaaaaccaaacatccAATCATCTGATCAAACTCGAGCCATCCTCTTTCGGCATGACGGGGAGTCATTGTGTCCCATCACAACACAACGCCGAAAGTGCACAATCACTGGCTCACAAGGTGTTCCGATAACTGACGTGATTATCTGcggtcactctctctctctctctctctcgctctcgctctctctcggtcccTCAGTCGCTGGCTTCGCTATCGCAATCAATCGCCCTCTCGGCAATCGGTGCGTTGCCAACCGGGGGACACCGCACCGGAGGTCATTCGTCTTCTTTGCGGACCGCCAATCGGTCGGTCTGGCGGTCGTCGATCGTGCCGTCCAACCACCGTCCACACGGTTTGGGAGCCCCCGTTTCAGTAGCCTTCCCCGTCCTATTTCAGTGTACCCCGTGCGCCATGAGCAGTGACAGCGGCTACCGGGACTTGTACGTAACCTGCCAGCTGGCCAAAGGACTTTCGCGCGATCGCTAGTGTCGAGTGTCGAGAATCAAGAAGAGTGCTTTTGTCGGGCCCCAAGGAACAGTCTCGCCTCACACCGGACCGACCGCCACACAGTATGTCCGTCGCCAACGTGAACCGGTGCGGCGTGTCCTGCTGGCATCCGGCCTGGATGCAGCGGTTCGCCACGCCAAAGTCGTTCATCATGGTGTACGGGTTCCTCGGTACCGTCCAGGCGATGGCTTACATCTACTTCGTCATCACGCTCACCACGCTGGAGAAGCGGTTCAAAATTCCTTCCTCAACCACCGGTAAGTCACCGGCGGCCAGACGATCGGCCGGGGCCAAAGAACCAGGAAGTGTGCAGAACCCCACGCGCGGAAGGAGGAAAGCGGGGCGGGGGGAAATCGGGAGAGATTAGATTAGTCAGGTGGACCCTATCGGTCCGCGTCCATTATCGCCCCAGACTCAGGACAGGTGCTGATGCTCTCCAACTTTGCTTCACCCGCGCGGCGTGGTCACGGTTCGCGCGGGCCATTGAGCGGGAGAAATGAGCGATTTACTGCGGGCCGGCTTGAGCCTGGCCCGCTTATATCTGACCTTGATTTGTTACTTTTCCCGATACGGGCCAACGTGATTGGCGATAAGTGGGGATAAATTACGGTAAACCACCGAACGAAAGGCCGATTGGATTCCACTCCCGGAGGCTAGAATATTGACGAGGAGTAGCTAGAGAGGCCTTATCTAGCCCACAATTTCAAAACGAATCAGGATGAAGAACTGGACCGATCATTCCCAGACATCAAATAAAAGGGAGAACCATTCCATCTGATGCATGTGTCAACGACCTTTCCCCCCGAGAAAGGATTAATAGCCACTCGTGGGCACATTGAGGGCAAATAAATCTTTTTATCACTCCCTTGTCAACGACCTGAGCATAAGGCCCCCCGTAAGATTCTTTCAACAATGGTTGTGTCAAACAAACGGGGCCCATAATTAGGCACGCCTTGCAGAGCCCCACACATATCGAAACATATCGAAGATAAGGAGGAAAGATTTAAAGGTTTGCGGAGTCTAATCACTCAGGTCTATCGGGGAATTCATGGGGCAGTCCGACCAGCAAACTCTGTCCCTTTATCACGTACTTTTCCACCTACGAACAGGAATCATCCTCAGTGGCAATGAAATATCGCAGATCCTGCTCTCACTCATCCTGTCGTACGTCGGAGGACAGCGGAACCGGCCCCGGTGGATCGCATGGGGGGTGGTGTTTTGCGCCCTGTCCTGTTTCATTCTGGCCATGCCCCACTTCATCTACGGCGCGGGAGACGAAGCGCTACAGCTGACGAAGGAGTATGTTCGCGAGCGCGAAGAGGATGAGGCGCGGATCCGGTCGCACCAGAACTACACGATCATGGTGAAGAGCACCAACCGGCTGTGCGTGGAGACGGCCACCTCCAAGGAGTGTCTCGATACGATCTCGATCGTACCGCTGGTGCTGATCTTCCTGTCCCAGTTTGTGCTCGGTATCGGCAACACGCTCTACTACTCGCTCGGCCAAACGTATCTGGATGATAACACTAAGAAGACCAACACACCGCTCATGCTGGCGTACGCCTCATCACTTCGTACCTtcggcccggtggtgggttttgCACTCGGTGCGTCGTACAGGAACAGGACAGCTGTGGCCGAACGCGATAACAATACCCGGTCCGCTTTCGAATTGTAGGTTACGTGGCACTGAAGATCTACATCGATCCCACCAAAACACCGATCATCGACAGTTCGGACCCGCGGTGGCTGGGAGCCTGGTGGCTCGGCTGGATACTGCTCGGTATCGGGATGATGATCTTCGCCCTCCTGATGGGTCTGTTCCCGAAGGAGATTCCCAGGAAACCGAGGAAAGATACCAACGCCACCCGCAAACGACCCTCGTCGAACGCTCCCGTCATACTGATGAACGATGCCGAAGCGTTTGGCAAGGAAAAGGAAGGGCTAAGCGAGCGCCACAAGCGGACCGTGTCGGAGAATGCGTCCGAGTTTGCCGAAAGCATCGTGGAGTTCCCCAAGCTGAAaggtcgtcgccgtcgccacccgGTCGGAACCTGTCGTCGCGCTACTAACGAGCCTTTGTCGTTACAGATTTCCCCGTTGCGCTGATGCGGCTACTGAAGAACAAGCTGCTCATGTTCAACATTTTGTCCGGGATATTTTACATCCTCGGTTCCAGCGGGTACATCACGTTCCTGAGCAAGTATATCGAGGTGCAGTTCCACAAGTCCACCGCCAACGCCACCGTCATCACGGGTCCCATCACGCTGTTCGGTATGGTGGCCGGATTCCTCATATCCGGGATCGTCAtttcgaagaagaaaccgTCGCCCAAGAAGCTTCTGTTTTGGAACGTGATCGTCGGGGTCGGCTACATGGCGGGGCAGTTCTCTTACCTCTTTCTGACCTGCCCCGACGGTACGATGCCGCTGGTGAAGGGACGGCTCAACCTGACGACGGAATGTAACAGCCATTGTCACTGCGACGGCATCCCGTACACACCGGTCTGCCAGGAGGAGACGGGCATCACGTTTTTCTCGGCTTGCCACGCCGGTTGCGACAGCTGGCATACGGCCGACAAGTACTACGATCAGTGCACGTGCCAGAACGAAAACTATTCGCCCATCACGAAGCTCCCGTGGGAGACGACGGCGTATCGCACGACGAATCCTTACACGACCGCCACGGCGCCAAGCATAGCGGCCGTGCTCGAATCGGCTTCTACTACGGGCAGCACTTCGACGCTGGGTGTCTTAACCACTACCGAAGTGATGGATCCGCTGGACACGTCGACCGTTGCAAGCGACTCCATACAGCTGCTGGCGGGCAACGAGTCCAAGGTTAACTACACGCTAACAAACGATGATCAAAA encodes the following:
- the LOC131207886 gene encoding solute carrier organic anion transporter family member 74D, coding for MSVANVNRCGVSCWHPAWMQRFATPKSFIMVYGFLGTVQAMAYIYFVITLTTLEKRFKIPSSTTGIILSGNEISQILLSLILSYVGGQRNRPRWIAWGVVFCALSCFILAMPHFIYGAGDEALQLTKEYVREREEDEARIRSHQNYTIMVKSTNRLCVETATSKECLDTISIVPLVLIFLSQFVLGIGNTLYYSLGQTYLDDNTKKTNTPLMLAYASSLRTFGPVVGFALGYVALKIYIDPTKTPIIDSSDPRWLGAWWLGWILLGIGMMIFALLMGLFPKEIPRKPRKDTNATRKRPSSNAPVILMNDAEAFGKEKEGLSERHKRTVSENASEFAESIVEFPKLKDFPVALMRLLKNKLLMFNILSGIFYILGSSGYITFLSKYIEVQFHKSTANATVITGPITLFGMVAGFLISGIVISKKKPSPKKLLFWNVIVGVGYMAGQFSYLFLTCPDGTMPLVKGRLNLTTECNSHCHCDGIPYTPVCQEETGITFFSACHAGCDSWHTADKYYDQCTCQNENYSPITKLPWETTAYRTTNPYTTATAPSIAAVLESASTTGSTSTLGVLTTTEVMDPLDTSTVASDSIQLLAGNESKVNYTLTNDDQKDPQMETSNVETTMGAFEDESSDPSDPPSDRSEDVAEDSVPARRRRRATGTTTSDPPDTLLYSAKLVPGACIKGCALGFYLFSIISSVINCLGASGRIGNLLVNYRCVAKQDKSFTQGLILMMISLFALIPGPIIYGRIIDSTCLVWTEECGKRGNCQLHDQKLFRYYINITALCLTFVGVFFDGLVWWYGKTLDLYGEREQAELQQKRQHAGAKVHPAPTSNHVFKHDS